One genomic segment of Nitratidesulfovibrio sp. includes these proteins:
- a CDS encoding FprA family A-type flavoprotein produces the protein MHALEIKKDIHWVGVVDHNSRDFHGYSLSPQGTTYNAYVVMDEKVTLFDTVKHEFLPTLLCRLSQVVEPEKIDYIVCNHLEPDHAGALADMVARCKPEKIFCSPMGLKAMEAHFDITGWPVQVVKTGDSISLGKRTVTFVETRMLHWPDSMVSYIPEDKLLICNDAFGQNIASTERYADEIGRSALLHAMKEYYHNIVLPFSPIVLKTLDAIAELKLDIDMLAPDHGLIFRGYDEVRFAFDTYRRYAEQKPQKRAVIVFDTMWHSTEKMAHAIADGLEAGGVPTRIMWLKANHHSAVMTELADCGAVIVGSPTHNNGILPEVAKMLTYMKGLRPQNRIGAAFGSFGWSGESVKAITEWLESMGMELPAEAVKVKHVPTHDTYAKCFELGKAVAAALTAKCGA, from the coding sequence ATGCACGCCCTTGAAATAAAGAAGGACATTCACTGGGTCGGCGTTGTCGACCACAACAGCCGCGACTTCCACGGCTATTCGCTGTCGCCGCAGGGCACCACGTACAACGCCTACGTGGTCATGGACGAAAAGGTCACCCTGTTCGACACGGTGAAGCACGAATTCCTGCCCACCCTGCTCTGCCGCCTGTCCCAGGTGGTGGAGCCCGAAAAGATCGACTACATCGTCTGCAACCATCTGGAGCCCGACCACGCCGGTGCCCTGGCCGACATGGTGGCCCGCTGCAAGCCTGAAAAGATCTTCTGCTCGCCCATGGGCCTGAAGGCCATGGAAGCCCACTTCGACATCACCGGCTGGCCCGTGCAGGTGGTGAAGACGGGCGACTCCATCAGCCTCGGCAAGCGCACCGTGACCTTTGTGGAAACGCGCATGCTGCACTGGCCCGACAGCATGGTGTCGTACATCCCGGAAGACAAGCTGCTGATCTGCAACGACGCCTTCGGCCAGAACATCGCCAGCACCGAACGCTACGCCGACGAAATAGGCCGCTCCGCGCTGCTGCACGCCATGAAGGAGTACTACCACAACATCGTGCTGCCCTTCTCGCCCATCGTGCTGAAGACGCTGGACGCCATCGCCGAGCTGAAGCTGGACATCGACATGCTGGCCCCCGACCACGGATTAATCTTCCGTGGGTACGACGAAGTGCGGTTCGCCTTCGACACCTACCGCCGCTATGCCGAGCAGAAGCCGCAGAAGCGCGCCGTCATCGTGTTCGACACCATGTGGCACTCCACCGAAAAGATGGCCCATGCCATCGCCGACGGGCTGGAGGCGGGCGGCGTGCCCACCCGCATCATGTGGCTGAAGGCCAACCACCACAGCGCGGTGATGACCGAACTGGCCGACTGCGGCGCGGTGATCGTGGGTTCGCCCACCCACAACAACGGCATCCTGCCCGAAGTGGCCAAGATGCTCACCTACATGAAGGGCCTGCGCCCGCAAAACCGCATCGGCGCCGCGTTCGGCTCGTTCGGCTGGTCCGGCGAATCGGTGAAGGCCATCACCGAATGGCTGGAATCCATGGGCATGGAACTGCCCGCGGAAGCGGTGAAGGTGAAGCACGTGCCCACCCACGACACCTACGCAAAGTGCTTCGAACTGGGCAAGGCCGTGGCCGCCGCGCTGACCGCCAAGTGCGGAGCATAG
- the rd gene encoding rubredoxin — MKKYVCTVCGYEYDPAEGDPDNGVKPGTAFEDVPADWVCPICGAPKSEFEPA, encoded by the coding sequence ATGAAGAAGTACGTCTGCACCGTTTGCGGCTACGAATACGACCCCGCCGAAGGCGACCCCGACAACGGCGTGAAGCCCGGCACCGCCTTTGAAGACGTGCCCGCCGACTGGGTGTGCCCCATCTGCGGCGCGCCCAAGTCCGAATTCGAACCCGCCTAG
- a CDS encoding desulfoferrodoxin — protein sequence MPNMLEVYKCVHCGNIVEVMHAGGGDLVCCGEPMKLMKEGTSDGAKEKHVPVIEKTATGYKVKVGSVAHPMEETHWIEWIELIADGRSYTKFLKPGDAPEAEFCIQATEVSAREYCNLHGHWKA from the coding sequence GTGCCGAACATGCTCGAAGTCTACAAGTGCGTTCACTGTGGCAACATCGTTGAAGTCATGCACGCTGGCGGCGGCGACCTCGTCTGCTGTGGCGAACCCATGAAGCTCATGAAGGAAGGCACCAGCGACGGCGCCAAGGAAAAGCACGTGCCGGTCATCGAAAAGACCGCCACCGGCTACAAGGTGAAGGTTGGCTCCGTGGCCCACCCCATGGAGGAAACCCACTGGATCGAGTGGATCGAACTCATCGCCGACGGTCGCAGCTACACGAAGTTCCTGAAGCCCGGCGATGCCCCCGAGGCCGAGTTCTGCATCCAGGCCACCGAAGTTTCCGCCCGCGAATACTGCAACCTGCACGGACACTGGAAGGCGTAA